The following coding sequences lie in one Dryobates pubescens isolate bDryPub1 chromosome 10, bDryPub1.pri, whole genome shotgun sequence genomic window:
- the PRCP gene encoding lysosomal Pro-X carboxypeptidase yields MLRLLLFLLLAGTAGALFSSRYRRWGTAPPTGPYLTRYFTQQVDHFGFDENHTFQQRYLVADQHWKKDNGPILFYTGNEGDITWFCNNTGFMWDVAEELNAMLVFAEHRYYGESLPFGNESFSDSKHLNYLTSEQALADFAVLIEYLKMTTAGARHSPVIAIGGSYGGMLAAWFRMKYPHVVAGALAASAPIWQFGDLVPCGTFFSVVTNSYRMGGPGCAESIRKSWAAISSLSTTAAGLQWLSSTFHLCSPLKNLQDVAALKNWLSETWVNLAMVNYPYKADFLQPLPAWPVQEICKFLKDPSLPDKFLLQSVFQAVNLYYNYSGEASCLDTSETATKNLGQLGWYYQACTEMVMPMCTDGINDMFEPQKWDFNALSEECYRLWGVRPRPSWMLSMYGGKNISSHSNIVFSNGGLDPWSAGGVTQNITDSLVAIVIPDGAHHLDLRSRNPSDPKSVQRARALEICYMKQWIEEARHSH; encoded by the exons GTTGATCACTTTGGATTTGATGAAAATCATACATTCCAGCAGCGCTACCTAGTAGCAGATCAGCACTGGAAGAAGGACAATGGACCAATACTGTTTTATACAGGCAATGAAGGAGACATTACGTGGTTCTGCAACAACACG GGCTTTATGTGGGATGTGGCTGAAGAGCTGAATGCTATGTTGGTGTTTGCTGAACACAGATACTATGGAGAATCTTTGCCCTTTGGGAACGAGTCCTTCAGT GATTCCAAGCATCTCAACTACCTGACTTCAGAACAGGCTCTGGCTGACTTTGCAGTACTCATTGAGTACTTGAAGATGACCACTGCAGGAGCCCGTCACAGTCCTGTCATAGCTATAGGAGGGTCTTATGGAGGAATGCTTGCAGCCTGGTTTAGGATGAAGTACCCCCATGTGGTAGCTGG agctctggcagcctctgcccccaTCTGGCAGTTTGGTGACTTGGTCCCATGTGGCACTTTCTTCAGCGTAGTGACTAACAGTTACCGGATGGGGGGGCCGGGCTGTGCGGAGAGCATCCGCAAGTCCTGGGCTGCCAttagcagcctctccacaacag CTGCAGGTTTGCAGTGGCTCTCCAGCACATTTCATTTGTGCAGCCCATTAAAAAATCTTCAGGATGTTGCTGCTCTGAAAAACTGGCTGAGTGAAACGTGGGTGAATTTGGCTATGGTGAACTACCCCTACAAAGCTGACTTcttgcagcctctgccagcctggcctgtgCAG GAAATCTGCAAGTTCCTGAAGGACCCCAGCCTTCCTGACAAATTTCTGCTGCAGAGTGTGTTTCAGGCAGTGAATTTATACTACAATTATTCAGGAGAAGCCTCGTGCTTAGACACGTCTGAGACTGCAACAAAGAATCTGGGCCAGCTGGGTTGGTACTATCAG GCTTGCACTGAGATGGTGATGCCCATGTGCACAGATGGCATCAATGATATGTTTGAGCCTCAGAAATGGGACTTCAATGCGCTTTCAGAAGAGTGTTACAGGCTCTGGGGAGTGAGGCCTCGCCCCTCTTGGATGCTTTCTATGTATGGAGGAAAAAACATCAGTTCACACAGCAATATTGTCTTCAG CAATGGTGGCTTGGACCCGTGGTCTGCAGGTGGGGTGACCCAGAACATCACTGACTCCCTTGTGGCCATTGTGATCCCAGATGGAGCTCATCACCTGGACCTACGCAGCCGCAACCCCTCGGACCCCAAATCCGTGCAGCGAGCGCGAGCCTTGGAGATCTGCTACATGAAGCAGTGGATTGAGGAGGCCAGGCACAGCCACTGA